From a region of the Calliphora vicina chromosome 4, idCalVici1.1, whole genome shotgun sequence genome:
- the Agxt gene encoding alanine--glyoxylate aminotransferase, protein MEVPPPLVLKRSLYVPNKTLMGPGPSNCSQRVLSSLSNPVLGHLHPECLQIMDEIKEGIKYIFQTLNDATMCISGSGHAGMEAALCNLIEDGDIVLLASTGIWGHRAAEMAKRYGGDVRYVEGRFGRSLSIDEIEFAMEGHKPQILFVAQGDSSTGILQSNLKEIGELCRKHNCLFVVDTVASLGGTEFCMDEWLIDVAYTGSQKVLGAPPGITPISFSKRAIKHVVERKTKVKVYYFDVLLIGQYWSCFGSPRIYHHTISSTLLYGLREALAQFCAQGLREVIHRHQQCSYRLQQGIKELGLEMFVPNSRDRLPTVNTVKVPVGIDWRKVADYTMRKYNLEISGGLGPTVEHVFRIGLMGENATVERVDLVLNVLHEAIQSTKLNNINEKSKI, encoded by the exons GAAACGTTCATTATATGTGCCCAATAAGACTTTGATGGGACCAGGTCCTTCAAATTGCTCACAAAGAGTTTTGTCCTCTTTGAGTAATCCAGTTTTGGGACATTTACATCCGGAATGCTTACAG ATAATGGATGAAATAAAAGAGGGCATCAAGTATATTTTCCAGACATTAAATGATGCCACAATGTGCATTAGCGGTTCCGGTCATGCCGGCATGGAGGCCGCTCTATGCAACTTAATCGAGGATGGTGATATTGTTCTACTGGCTAGTACTGGTATTTGGGGTCATCGTGCCGCCGAAATGGCAAAACGTTATGGTGGTGATGTACGTTATGTTGAGGGACGCTTTGGTCGTTCGTTGAGTATCGATGAGATAGAGTTTGCCATGGAAGGTCATAAACCACAGATATTATTTGTAGCTCAAGGTGATTCATCGACCGGCATTTTGCAATCGAACTTGAAAGAGATTGGAGAATTGTGTCGTAAACACAATTGTCTGTTTGTTGTTGATACGGTGGCTTCATTGGGTGGcactgaattttgtatggatgaGTGGCTGATTGATGTGGCCTATACGGGCTCGCAAAAGGTACTCGGTGCCCCGCCTGGCATTACGCCCATTTCATTTAGCAAACGTGCCATTAAACATGTGGTGGAACGCAAGACTAAAGTAAAGGTCTACTATTTCGATGTGCTCCTAATTGGCCAATATTGGAGTTGTTTTGGTTCGCCGCGCATCTATCATCATACAATTTCCTCTACTCTCTTATACGGCCTAAGGGAAGCGTTAGCTCAATTTTGTGCTCAAGGTCTGAGGGAAGTCATACATCGCCATCAACAATGTTCGTATCGTTTGCAGCAGGGCATTAAGGAGCTAGGTTTGGAAATGTTTGTGCCAAATTCCCGAGATAGATTACCGACTGTTAATACAGTTAAAGTGCCAGTGGGTATTGACTGGCGTAAAGTTGCCGACTATACCATGAGAAA ATATAATCTCGAGATAAGTGGTGGTCTTGGTCCAACAGTTGAGCACGTATTCCGTATTGGTCTTATGGGTGAAAATGCTACAGTTGAACGTGTCGATTTGGTGTTGAATGTATTGCATGAAGCCATTCAAAGTACGaagttaaataatattaatgaaaaatctaaaatttaa